A window of Halomonas sp. H10-9-1 contains these coding sequences:
- a CDS encoding isocitrate/isopropylmalate family dehydrogenase: protein MSSKITVDAPLVILHGDEMAQVAFEKILDTFVTSRLDIPLVEIDLSAEQRLTSNGQVIIDAVEALKQHGVGIKNAGMTVNRTQLGELLAKHPELDGTKLHPLATKSPNGAIRKGIGGNITREDIPFRNLQFDPPAWIGRDIVVDTMDVGGIKDSYNALSDATGVVKLMFVGASGNPVELHRREVRKGDPWLLATNDLEDVKAWAHRFFQRAIDEQRDIYLGLKDTVISGYDGVMRAAIEGIYETHYREQVEALGLHYFYELIDAQAARLVANPPERALWGVPDNTTGRKLFKLVEQLRQFGIPDRKAQVSISRMSAGGGDQYGSFNAPAEEDGILKVIVDGEERHARHVSKGDPILLMSNDRVAIKDWILQVFRDASRKGKEVYFGLKREYMEYDEVFSTAITDVRRELADGGTPPPSFMIMRPSSQLIKMITDPPRNALYPAQNLDGDIFSDISAALGGSLATASSIIESKDGTMLFEAPHGTAHDLYLKYLETDGREAHFNSSALLFAVANALETLGEREGNAALIDYAQRLKHALIDTVDAGIITGDLKGKTTAPEAETLVDMEGFLDAVASRL, encoded by the coding sequence ATGAGCAGCAAGATCACAGTCGACGCCCCCCTGGTCATCCTCCACGGTGACGAGATGGCCCAGGTAGCCTTCGAGAAGATCCTCGATACCTTCGTGACCTCCCGGCTGGATATTCCGCTGGTCGAGATCGACCTCTCCGCCGAGCAGCGGCTGACCAGCAACGGCCAGGTGATCATCGACGCCGTCGAGGCCCTCAAGCAGCACGGCGTCGGCATCAAGAACGCCGGCATGACGGTCAACCGGACCCAGCTCGGCGAGCTGCTGGCCAAGCACCCCGAGCTCGACGGCACCAAGCTGCATCCGCTGGCCACCAAGTCACCCAACGGCGCCATTCGCAAGGGCATCGGCGGCAATATCACCCGCGAGGACATCCCGTTTCGCAACCTGCAGTTCGACCCGCCGGCCTGGATCGGCCGCGATATCGTGGTCGACACCATGGACGTGGGCGGCATCAAGGACAGCTACAACGCCCTCTCCGACGCCACCGGGGTGGTCAAGCTGATGTTCGTCGGCGCCAGCGGCAACCCGGTGGAGCTGCACCGCCGCGAGGTCAGGAAGGGCGACCCCTGGCTGCTCGCCACCAACGACCTGGAGGACGTCAAGGCCTGGGCCCACCGCTTCTTCCAGCGCGCCATCGATGAGCAGCGCGACATCTACCTGGGCCTCAAGGACACCGTGATCTCCGGCTACGACGGGGTGATGCGTGCCGCCATCGAAGGCATCTACGAGACCCACTACCGCGAGCAGGTCGAGGCGCTGGGGCTCCACTACTTCTATGAGCTGATCGATGCCCAGGCCGCGCGCCTCGTGGCCAACCCGCCCGAACGAGCGCTGTGGGGCGTGCCCGACAACACCACCGGACGCAAGCTCTTCAAGCTGGTGGAGCAGTTGCGCCAGTTCGGCATCCCGGACCGCAAGGCCCAAGTCTCGATCTCGCGCATGAGCGCCGGCGGTGGCGACCAGTATGGCAGCTTCAACGCCCCGGCCGAGGAAGACGGCATCCTCAAGGTGATCGTCGACGGCGAGGAGCGGCACGCCCGCCACGTCAGCAAGGGCGACCCCATCCTGCTGATGTCCAACGACCGCGTGGCGATCAAGGACTGGATCCTGCAGGTGTTCCGCGACGCCTCGCGCAAGGGCAAGGAGGTCTACTTCGGGCTCAAGCGCGAATACATGGAGTACGACGAGGTCTTCAGCACCGCCATCACCGACGTGCGCCGCGAGCTGGCCGACGGCGGCACCCCGCCGCCCTCGTTCATGATCATGCGGCCCTCCAGCCAGCTCATCAAGATGATCACCGACCCGCCCCGCAACGCCCTCTATCCGGCGCAGAACCTGGACGGCGACATCTTCTCGGACATCTCCGCCGCCCTCGGCGGCAGCCTGGCCACCGCCAGCTCGATCATCGAGAGCAAGGACGGCACCATGCTGTTCGAGGCGCCCCACGGCACCGCCCACGACCTCTACCTGAAGTATCTGGAAACGGACGGCCGCGAGGCACACTTCAACTCCTCCGCGCTGCTGTTCGCCGTGGCCAACGCCCTGGAGACCCTGGGCGAGCGGGAGGGGAACGCCGCCCTGATCGACTACGCCCAGCGCCTCAAGCATGCGCTGATCGACACCGTCGACGCCGGCATCATCACCGGCGACCTCAAGGGCAAGACCACCGCCCCGGAGGCCGAGACCCTGGTCGACATGGAGGGGTTCCTGGACGCCGTGGCCAGCCGGCTCTAA
- a CDS encoding threonine ammonia-lyase encodes MSVTLDDIRTAAERIRGSVERTPCLHSHTLSRIAGCELFIKFENHQFTAAFKERGALNHLLTLSPEERARGVIAMSAGNHAQAVAYHAARLGIRATIVMPRHTPNLKVHNTRQLGAEVHLHGDGVAEAGDYAHRLAAERNLVFVHPYDDERIIAGQGTIALEMLEDAPDLDALVIPIGGGGLISGNAIAATELKPGIEVVGVQTQRFPAMQQALAGEPIHCGLATLAEGIAVKQPGKLTLPIVRERVSDIVLVDEPEIERAILLLLEIEKSVAEGAGAAGLAAVLADPERYRGRKVGLILCGGNIDMLALSSVIQRGLVRSGRIVRVRVAIPDVPGALAELTRRLAECHANVIQIAHHRTFTDLSLRATEVEATLETLGSEHTREVIEALREDGYDPVLPANEVHPDERWAGSEG; translated from the coding sequence ATGAGCGTGACCCTCGACGACATCCGCACCGCCGCCGAGCGCATCCGGGGAAGTGTGGAGCGCACCCCCTGCCTGCACTCCCACACCCTGTCGCGAATCGCCGGCTGCGAGCTCTTCATCAAGTTCGAGAACCACCAGTTCACCGCCGCCTTCAAGGAGCGCGGGGCGCTCAATCACCTGCTGACGCTGTCTCCCGAGGAGCGCGCCCGAGGCGTGATCGCCATGTCCGCCGGCAACCACGCCCAGGCGGTGGCCTATCACGCCGCCCGATTGGGCATCCGCGCCACCATCGTCATGCCCCGCCATACCCCCAACCTCAAGGTGCACAACACCCGCCAGCTTGGCGCGGAGGTGCACCTCCATGGTGACGGGGTCGCCGAGGCCGGCGACTACGCCCACCGCCTCGCCGCCGAGCGCAACCTGGTGTTCGTGCACCCCTACGATGATGAGCGCATCATCGCCGGCCAGGGCACCATCGCCCTGGAGATGCTCGAGGACGCCCCCGACCTCGACGCCCTGGTCATCCCCATCGGTGGCGGCGGGCTGATCAGCGGCAACGCCATCGCCGCCACCGAGCTCAAGCCCGGCATCGAGGTCGTCGGCGTGCAGACCCAGCGCTTCCCCGCCATGCAACAGGCGCTGGCCGGGGAGCCGATCCACTGCGGCCTGGCCACCCTGGCCGAGGGCATCGCCGTCAAGCAGCCGGGCAAGCTGACCCTGCCCATCGTGCGCGAGCGGGTGAGTGATATCGTGCTGGTGGACGAACCCGAGATCGAACGCGCCATCCTGCTGCTGCTGGAGATCGAGAAGAGCGTGGCGGAGGGCGCCGGCGCCGCCGGCCTGGCCGCGGTGCTGGCCGACCCGGAACGCTACCGCGGGCGCAAGGTGGGGCTGATCCTGTGCGGCGGCAACATCGACATGCTGGCGCTCTCCTCGGTGATCCAGCGCGGCCTGGTACGCAGCGGGCGCATCGTGCGAGTGCGCGTGGCGATCCCCGACGTGCCCGGCGCCCTGGCCGAGCTGACCCGGCGCCTGGCCGAATGCCACGCCAACGTCATCCAGATCGCTCATCATCGCACCTTCACCGACCTCTCGCTGCGCGCCACCGAAGTGGAGGCGACCCTGGAGACCCTGGGCAGCGAGCATACCCGGGAGGTGATCGAAGCGCTGCGCGAGGATGGCTACGACCCGGTGCTGCCCGCCAACGAGGTCCACCCCGACGAGCGCTGGGCCGGCAGCGAGGGGTAA
- a CDS encoding L-serine ammonia-lyase, producing the protein MSISVFDLFKIGVGPSSSHTVGPMRAAYDFVGELKERDLLTRVARVEVELFGSLSATGIGHGTDHAVIMGLMGERPDRIDPDIIAPSIEELQEAQALRLDGRHSVPFIWARDMQLLEECLPHHPNAMRLIAHGHSEELHRNTYYSVGGGFVIDEAQAAAGSLDADTTPLPYDFNSAEELLRLCREHDLRISELMLENEKAWRSESEIREGLASIWRAMQACVEKGMEAEGILPGGLNVKRRAKTLYRHMLASKDDHSLIASTMSAMDWVNLYALAVNEENAAGGRMVTAPTNGAAGIIPAVLQYYMQFQAGADERDVVDFLLAAGAVGILCKKNASISGAEVGCQGEVGSACAMAAAGLTEVMGGTIDQVENAAEIGLEHNLGLTCDPVGGLVQVPCIERNAIASVKAINAAQMALRGDGEHFISLDKVIRTMRDTGADMQDKYKETSRGGLAVNAIEC; encoded by the coding sequence ATGTCCATCAGCGTCTTCGACCTGTTCAAGATCGGCGTGGGGCCGTCAAGCTCCCACACCGTGGGCCCGATGCGGGCCGCCTACGACTTCGTCGGCGAGCTCAAGGAGCGCGACCTGCTGACCCGCGTGGCAAGGGTCGAGGTAGAGCTCTTCGGCTCGCTCTCCGCCACCGGCATCGGCCATGGCACAGACCACGCCGTGATCATGGGGCTGATGGGCGAGCGTCCGGATCGCATCGACCCGGACATCATCGCCCCCTCCATCGAGGAGCTGCAGGAGGCCCAGGCGCTGCGCCTGGATGGCCGCCATAGCGTGCCGTTCATCTGGGCACGCGACATGCAGTTGCTTGAGGAGTGCCTACCCCACCACCCCAATGCCATGCGCCTGATCGCCCACGGTCACAGCGAGGAGCTCCACCGCAACACTTACTATTCGGTGGGCGGCGGCTTCGTGATCGATGAGGCCCAGGCCGCCGCGGGCTCCCTGGATGCGGACACGACCCCGCTGCCCTACGACTTCAACAGCGCCGAGGAACTGCTGCGGCTGTGTCGCGAGCACGACCTGCGTATCAGCGAGCTGATGCTGGAGAACGAGAAGGCATGGCGCAGCGAGTCGGAGATTCGCGAGGGCCTCGCCAGCATCTGGCGAGCTATGCAGGCCTGCGTCGAGAAAGGCATGGAGGCCGAGGGCATCCTGCCCGGAGGGCTCAACGTCAAGCGTCGTGCCAAGACCCTCTATCGGCACATGCTGGCCAGCAAGGACGACCATTCGCTGATCGCCTCCACCATGTCGGCCATGGACTGGGTCAACCTCTACGCCCTGGCGGTCAACGAGGAGAATGCCGCCGGCGGGCGCATGGTCACCGCGCCCACCAACGGCGCCGCGGGCATCATCCCGGCGGTACTGCAGTACTACATGCAGTTCCAGGCCGGGGCCGACGAGCGCGACGTGGTCGACTTCCTGCTGGCCGCCGGCGCCGTGGGCATCCTGTGCAAGAAGAACGCCTCCATCTCCGGTGCCGAGGTGGGTTGCCAGGGCGAGGTCGGCTCGGCCTGCGCCATGGCCGCCGCCGGCCTCACCGAGGTGATGGGCGGCACCATCGACCAGGTGGAGAACGCCGCCGAGATCGGCCTGGAGCACAACCTGGGGCTGACCTGCGACCCGGTCGGCGGCCTCGTCCAGGTGCCCTGCATCGAGCGCAACGCCATCGCCTCGGTGAAGGCGATCAACGCCGCCCAGATGGCCCTGCGCGGTGATGGAGAGCACTTCATCTCGCTCGACAAGGTGATCCGCACCATGCGCGACACCGGCGCCGATATGCAGGACAAGTACAAGGAGACCTCCCGCGGCGGGCTTGCCGTCAACGCCATCGAGTGCTGA
- a CDS encoding LysR family transcriptional regulator gives MEFRQLSYFVAVAETGSISAASRRVHVAQPALTRQIRLLEEDLEVGLLERHARGVRLTVAGKALYEEAVVLLDRRIRIKTRLTALGSGLTGKLGLGVTVTHLWVPEVASLLRCYRDRYPEVGFEVFPLLSGPQLDRLREGTLDAGILYLDSAEQQGLETYRLQDDYLMLAVPTDSHWASSPPRRLKELAQADFIWGFRSVSPVYYDRVMAHFQRLDFHPRVVQFGADNIAILSMVAAGLGIAIVPAASASHPMPGIRFLEMEELTQSGMPLWLAWRSGNDSPVLRNLVALAAGFTPVFGSQTDDPACDNS, from the coding sequence ATGGAATTCCGCCAGCTCAGCTACTTCGTCGCCGTCGCCGAGACCGGCTCCATCTCCGCCGCCAGTCGCCGGGTGCACGTGGCCCAGCCCGCGCTGACCCGCCAGATACGACTATTGGAGGAGGACCTGGAGGTCGGCCTGCTGGAGCGCCATGCCCGCGGTGTGCGGCTGACGGTGGCCGGCAAGGCGCTGTATGAAGAGGCCGTGGTGCTGCTCGATCGCCGCATTCGGATCAAGACGCGCCTCACTGCGCTGGGTAGCGGCCTGACCGGCAAGCTCGGCCTGGGGGTCACGGTGACCCACCTATGGGTACCGGAGGTGGCCTCGCTGTTGCGCTGTTATCGCGACCGCTATCCAGAGGTCGGCTTCGAGGTCTTCCCGCTGCTCTCGGGGCCACAGCTCGACCGGCTACGCGAGGGCACCCTAGACGCCGGCATCCTGTATCTCGACAGCGCCGAGCAGCAGGGCCTGGAAACCTACCGCCTGCAGGACGACTACCTGATGCTGGCGGTGCCCACCGACTCTCACTGGGCAAGCTCACCGCCACGGCGCCTCAAGGAGCTAGCGCAGGCCGACTTCATCTGGGGCTTCCGCAGTGTCTCGCCGGTCTACTACGACCGCGTGATGGCACACTTTCAGCGCCTCGACTTTCACCCCCGGGTGGTGCAGTTCGGCGCCGACAACATCGCCATCCTCAGCATGGTGGCGGCAGGCCTGGGCATCGCCATCGTGCCCGCCGCCAGTGCCAGCCACCCCATGCCCGGCATCCGTTTCCTGGAGATGGAAGAACTGACACAAAGTGGCATGCCCCTGTGGCTGGCCTGGCGCAGCGGCAACGACTCGCCGGTGCTGCGCAACCTGGTGGCGCTGGCGGCGGGCTTCACCCCGGTGTTCGGATCTCAAACAGATGATCCCGCTTGCGACAACAGCTGA
- a CDS encoding tellurite resistance TerB family protein: MNASKILQQLMQQAGGQSSGSSGGAGQGGSGLDLKGMFDGLSRQLGGASQGGGSGGGSGIDVKSLLGGGALGLLVGSKRGRKLGGKALKYGAIAGVGALAWKAWQSSRSGSGEGASVPAEGEPVERLGGQALERRSLELLQAMIMAARADGHIDDQERELIAGQIDALGADQELHAWVERQLQAPLDAEALAAQVDSPQAAREMYLISVAVVDEQNAMERAWLDQLGKALALPDAVTVELEHQAREAG, encoded by the coding sequence ATGAACGCCAGCAAGATACTGCAACAGCTGATGCAGCAGGCCGGTGGCCAATCCAGCGGCTCGTCCGGTGGTGCCGGTCAGGGCGGCTCGGGGCTGGATCTCAAGGGCATGTTCGATGGCCTGTCGCGCCAACTGGGCGGCGCTAGCCAGGGCGGCGGTTCGGGCGGAGGTTCGGGAATCGACGTCAAGAGCCTGCTGGGCGGTGGCGCCCTGGGGCTGCTGGTGGGCTCCAAGCGCGGACGCAAGCTGGGCGGCAAGGCGCTCAAGTATGGCGCCATCGCCGGCGTCGGCGCGCTGGCCTGGAAGGCTTGGCAGAGCTCGCGCAGCGGCTCAGGGGAGGGCGCCTCGGTGCCGGCGGAGGGTGAGCCGGTGGAGCGGCTGGGCGGCCAGGCCCTCGAGCGGCGCAGCCTGGAGCTGCTGCAGGCGATGATCATGGCGGCCCGCGCCGATGGCCATATCGACGACCAGGAGCGCGAACTGATCGCCGGCCAGATTGACGCCCTGGGAGCGGATCAGGAGCTGCATGCCTGGGTGGAGCGCCAGCTTCAGGCGCCGCTGGACGCCGAGGCCCTGGCGGCCCAGGTGGATTCGCCCCAGGCGGCCCGGGAGATGTACCTGATCAGCGTGGCGGTAGTCGATGAGCAGAATGCCATGGAACGGGCCTGGCTCGACCAGCTCGGTAAGGCACTGGCGCTGCCCGACGCGGTTACCGTCGAGCTGGAGCACCAGGCCCGGGAGGCCGGTTGA
- a CDS encoding phosphatidylglycerophosphatase A, whose translation MAEPLMVLATGLGTGLSPWASGTLGALLGVPLAWWLLGRARRVQVAVTLALLLAAVPVCHLAEQALVAKDDGRIVLDEIVAFPVAVLGLAAARQPLAMASAFVVYRVFDATKPPPVSLAEAVPGGAGVVLDDVIAAAMAWLVMAAGLALWRRRQASS comes from the coding sequence ATGGCCGAGCCATTGATGGTGCTGGCCACCGGGCTGGGCACGGGGCTCTCGCCCTGGGCCTCGGGCACGCTGGGCGCGCTGCTCGGCGTGCCGCTGGCCTGGTGGCTGCTGGGGCGGGCCCGGCGGGTGCAGGTGGCGGTGACGCTGGCGCTGCTGCTGGCTGCGGTGCCGGTGTGTCACCTGGCCGAGCAGGCCTTGGTCGCCAAGGATGACGGGCGCATCGTGCTCGACGAGATCGTCGCCTTCCCGGTGGCGGTGCTGGGGCTGGCGGCAGCGCGCCAGCCGCTGGCCATGGCCTCGGCTTTCGTGGTCTATCGGGTGTTCGATGCTACCAAGCCGCCGCCGGTGAGCCTGGCCGAGGCGGTGCCCGGTGGCGCTGGTGTCGTGCTGGACGACGTCATCGCCGCGGCCATGGCGTGGCTGGTGATGGCCGCCGGCCTCGCGCTGTGGCGGCGGCGTCAGGCCTCCTCCTGA
- a CDS encoding sodium:solute symporter family protein — MSDTAIVIGITLAYLLVVLAVGLRARGQASSSLEGYVAGGRHVGVIILFFILGAEIFSAFAFLGTPGWAYQRGAPAFYILAYLSLVPITIWALGPRVAKLGRERGYLTQGDMIADHYRSKPLGMLAGVIGVVALVPYLTIQIAGAGLLFQAATDGAVPFWLGGLLAFLVVAAYVFASGLSGIGWTNLVQGVMMIVIAWFLGLAIPERLYGGVGEMFTQLQQQAPEYLTMPGATGMGWGYFSTAVLVSAFGGAMWPHLFMKFYSADSGKTLRKVSVFYPLYAYLLVPLLFIGFAGILAFADAPLERSDTVLLQMVMNVANFSPWVIGLMLSGALAAAMSTGANLAHTAAVVLVRDVMGPTVMKNASEKAAVNATRWSVLGLSLLAYLIALLNPGSLVMILLTAYGLIVQLFPMVVGALFMPQLRRASVMAGALAGSLAYLLMDFVWSSPFGWHAGVWAILLNILVVAAWQCIGRPDSDASKTSPASR; from the coding sequence ATGAGTGATACCGCAATCGTCATCGGCATCACTCTGGCCTATCTGCTGGTGGTGCTGGCCGTGGGCCTGCGCGCCAGGGGGCAGGCGAGCTCCAGCCTCGAGGGCTACGTCGCCGGCGGGCGCCACGTGGGTGTAATCATCCTGTTCTTCATCCTCGGCGCCGAGATCTTCTCCGCCTTCGCTTTCCTCGGCACCCCGGGCTGGGCCTACCAGCGCGGCGCGCCGGCCTTCTACATCCTGGCCTACCTGTCGCTGGTGCCGATCACCATCTGGGCGCTGGGGCCGCGGGTGGCCAAGCTGGGCCGCGAGCGCGGCTACCTCACCCAGGGCGACATGATCGCCGACCACTACCGCAGCAAGCCGCTGGGGATGCTGGCTGGGGTGATCGGTGTGGTGGCGCTGGTGCCCTACCTGACCATCCAGATCGCCGGTGCCGGCCTGCTGTTCCAGGCCGCCACCGATGGGGCGGTGCCGTTCTGGTTGGGCGGTCTGCTGGCCTTCCTGGTCGTGGCGGCCTATGTCTTCGCCAGTGGGCTGAGCGGCATCGGCTGGACCAACCTGGTGCAGGGCGTGATGATGATCGTCATCGCCTGGTTCCTGGGCCTGGCCATCCCCGAGCGCCTCTATGGCGGAGTGGGGGAGATGTTCACCCAGCTCCAGCAGCAGGCGCCAGAGTACCTGACCATGCCCGGTGCCACCGGCATGGGCTGGGGTTACTTCAGCACCGCGGTGCTGGTCAGTGCCTTCGGCGGCGCCATGTGGCCGCACCTGTTCATGAAGTTCTACTCCGCCGACAGCGGCAAGACCCTGCGCAAGGTGAGTGTCTTCTATCCCCTCTACGCCTACCTGCTGGTGCCGCTGCTGTTCATCGGCTTTGCCGGCATCCTGGCCTTCGCCGACGCGCCCCTGGAGCGTTCCGACACCGTGCTGCTGCAGATGGTGATGAACGTGGCCAACTTCTCGCCCTGGGTGATCGGCCTGATGCTCTCCGGCGCCCTGGCGGCGGCGATGTCCACCGGCGCCAACCTGGCCCACACCGCCGCCGTGGTGCTGGTGCGCGACGTGATGGGCCCCACCGTGATGAAGAATGCCAGCGAGAAGGCGGCGGTGAATGCGACCCGCTGGAGCGTGCTGGGGTTGTCGCTGCTGGCCTACCTGATCGCACTGCTCAACCCCGGCTCGCTGGTCATGATCCTGCTGACTGCATACGGTTTGATCGTGCAGCTGTTCCCGATGGTGGTCGGGGCGCTCTTCATGCCTCAGCTACGGCGTGCCAGCGTGATGGCCGGCGCCCTGGCCGGCAGCCTCGCCTACCTGTTGATGGACTTCGTATGGAGCTCGCCGTTTGGCTGGCACGCCGGAGTCTGGGCGATCCTGTTGAATATTCTGGTAGTGGCGGCCTGGCAGTGCATCGGGCGCCCTGACAGCGATGCATCAAAAACCAGCCCGGCCAGTCGCTAA
- a CDS encoding amidohydrolase, translating into MTMRHDTAAATGSDNDLRGAIGARVEAAFDEVQALYRQLHQYPELPFQEHQTSARLAEALEALGYAVTRGVGGTGVVAVLENGEGPTVMLRGDMDALPIKEDTGLDYASTRTAETESGTVPLMHACGHDLHSSCVVGAGAVMAGLKERWSGTLMLICQPAEEIFGGARAMLDDGLYERFARPDVILGQHNMPALAGTVGHRPGGSMAACTNLAVTVHGAGGHGSMPAQTVDPVVIAAHIVTRLQTIVSREVPPEETVVVTVGKLAAGTQANIIPHSAELEINVRSFDDALHRQVVASIERIIRAECAAGRSPKPPEFRVLNETIALHNDPATVARVREAHAAQFGEDALYAMPRLNGSEDFPFFGNAEAGGFGGEDIPYVYWFIGATPAERWAGTPGEGVAQKMRHLEMPHSPYYFPGNAVTMRTGMAALASGALAYLTP; encoded by the coding sequence ATGACGATGCGACACGATACGGCAGCAGCCACCGGCAGTGACAATGATCTCAGGGGCGCCATCGGCGCCCGGGTGGAGGCCGCCTTCGATGAAGTGCAGGCGCTCTATCGCCAGCTCCACCAGTACCCCGAGTTGCCGTTCCAGGAGCACCAGACCAGCGCTCGCCTCGCCGAGGCACTGGAGGCGCTGGGCTATGCGGTGACCCGTGGCGTGGGTGGCACCGGCGTGGTGGCCGTGCTCGAGAACGGCGAGGGCCCCACGGTGATGCTGCGTGGCGATATGGACGCCCTGCCGATCAAGGAGGACACCGGCCTGGACTATGCCAGCACGCGTACCGCGGAGACCGAGAGCGGCACGGTACCGCTGATGCATGCCTGCGGCCACGACCTGCACAGCAGTTGCGTGGTAGGCGCCGGTGCGGTGATGGCGGGGCTCAAGGAGCGCTGGTCCGGCACCCTGATGCTGATCTGCCAGCCCGCCGAGGAGATCTTCGGCGGGGCCCGGGCGATGCTCGACGACGGCCTTTACGAGCGCTTCGCCCGGCCGGATGTGATCCTCGGCCAGCACAACATGCCGGCACTTGCCGGCACCGTGGGGCATCGCCCCGGCGGTTCCATGGCCGCCTGCACCAACCTGGCGGTGACCGTTCACGGCGCCGGCGGCCACGGCTCCATGCCGGCCCAGACGGTGGATCCGGTGGTGATCGCCGCGCATATCGTGACCCGGCTGCAGACCATCGTCTCCCGTGAGGTGCCGCCGGAGGAGACGGTGGTGGTCACGGTGGGCAAGCTCGCCGCCGGCACCCAGGCCAATATCATCCCGCACTCGGCGGAGCTGGAGATCAACGTGCGCAGCTTCGACGACGCCCTGCACCGCCAGGTGGTGGCGAGCATCGAGCGCATCATCCGCGCCGAGTGCGCGGCGGGCCGCTCGCCGAAGCCTCCGGAGTTCCGGGTGCTCAACGAGACCATCGCCCTGCACAACGACCCGGCGACGGTGGCGCGAGTGCGCGAGGCCCACGCCGCCCAGTTCGGCGAGGATGCCCTCTACGCCATGCCGCGCCTGAATGGCAGTGAAGACTTCCCCTTCTTCGGCAACGCCGAGGCGGGGGGCTTCGGTGGCGAGGATATCCCCTATGTCTACTGGTTCATCGGTGCCACGCCGGCCGAGCGCTGGGCCGGGACCCCGGGGGAGGGCGTGGCACAGAAGATGCGCCACCTGGAGATGCCCCACTCGCCCTACTACTTCCCTGGCAACGCGGTCACCATGCGCACCGGCATGGCGGCGCTGGCCTCGGGAGCGCTGGCGTACCTGACGCCCTGA
- a CDS encoding monooxygenase, with amino-acid sequence MAVILQVHFPFDGPFGDAMVEAMTPLARSINDEPGLLWKIWTEDPAGKRAGGVYLFATRDEAEAYRRMHSARLEGMGVTGIEAQILDANEALSAINGGPLSPTH; translated from the coding sequence ATGGCCGTTATTCTACAGGTGCACTTCCCCTTCGATGGCCCGTTCGGCGACGCCATGGTCGAGGCCATGACACCGCTGGCCCGCTCCATCAACGATGAGCCCGGCCTGCTGTGGAAGATCTGGACCGAGGATCCCGCGGGCAAGCGGGCCGGCGGCGTCTACCTCTTCGCCACCCGCGATGAGGCCGAGGCCTATCGGCGGATGCACAGCGCCCGCCTGGAGGGGATGGGCGTGACCGGCATCGAGGCCCAGATCCTCGACGCCAACGAGGCGCTCTCGGCGATCAACGGCGGGCCGCTGTCACCGACTCACTGA
- the gcvT gene encoding glycine cleavage system aminomethyltransferase GcvT produces MSELKRTPLHELHVELGAKLVPFAGYEMPVQYPLGVKKEHEHTRTACGLFDVSHMGQLLLRGPSPAEALETLVPADIVGLPEGMQRYAIFTNAAGGILDDLMVVNAGDHLYLVVNAACRDQDIAHLRANLPAGHEIEELDRGLIAIQGPQTAEMLKRLCPEATEMVFMQHGHFEIDGIPVWVSRSGYTGEDGFEISVAAEQTEALARRLLAEPEVEAIGLGARDSLRLEAGLCLYGHDIDTTTLPVEAGLIWAIGKPRRNGGERPGGFPGAEAILHQVEAKDHTRKRVGLLGEGRAPVREGAPLLDAEGNTIGAVTSGGFGPSVGKPVALGYVTLEHAEVGTTVYAEVRGKHLPMTISKTPFVAPGYYRGK; encoded by the coding sequence ATGAGCGAGCTTAAGCGTACCCCTCTCCATGAACTGCACGTCGAGCTCGGCGCCAAGCTGGTGCCGTTCGCTGGCTACGAGATGCCAGTGCAATACCCGCTGGGCGTGAAGAAGGAGCATGAGCACACGCGCACGGCCTGCGGGTTGTTCGACGTCTCGCACATGGGGCAGCTGCTGCTGCGCGGCCCCTCTCCTGCCGAGGCGCTGGAGACCCTGGTCCCGGCGGATATCGTCGGCCTGCCCGAGGGCATGCAGCGTTATGCCATCTTCACCAACGCGGCGGGCGGCATTCTCGACGACCTGATGGTGGTCAACGCCGGTGACCACCTCTATCTGGTGGTCAACGCCGCCTGCCGGGACCAGGACATCGCCCACCTGCGCGCCAACCTGCCCGCCGGCCACGAGATCGAGGAGCTGGATCGCGGCCTGATCGCCATCCAGGGCCCGCAGACCGCCGAGATGCTGAAGAGGCTGTGCCCGGAGGCCACCGAGATGGTCTTCATGCAGCACGGGCACTTCGAGATCGACGGCATTCCGGTGTGGGTCAGCCGCAGCGGCTACACCGGCGAGGACGGCTTCGAGATCTCGGTGGCTGCCGAGCAGACCGAGGCCCTGGCACGCCGCCTGCTGGCGGAGCCGGAGGTCGAGGCGATCGGCCTGGGTGCCCGGGACTCCCTGCGCCTGGAGGCCGGCCTGTGCCTCTACGGGCACGATATCGACACCACCACCCTGCCGGTGGAAGCCGGCCTCATCTGGGCCATCGGCAAGCCACGCCGCAACGGTGGCGAGCGTCCCGGCGGCTTCCCGGGGGCCGAGGCGATCCTCCACCAGGTCGAAGCCAAGGACCACACCCGCAAGCGGGTCGGCCTGCTCGGCGAGGGTCGTGCTCCGGTACGTGAGGGCGCCCCGCTACTCGACGCCGAGGGCAACACCATCGGCGCGGTGACCTCCGGCGGTTTCGGCCCCAGCGTCGGCAAGCCGGTGGCACTGGGCTATGTGACTCTGGAGCACGCCGAGGTGGGCACCACCGTCTACGCCGAGGTACGCGGCAAGCACCTGCCGATGACCATCAGCAAGACCCCCTTCGTTGCTCCGGGCTACTACCGCGGGAAGTAG